A window of Candidatus Reconcilbacillus cellulovorans genomic DNA:
AGCGAGGACAACGCGCAAGATGCGCGCACTCTCGCCGCGCAAGGTCGGGCAGGCCGTTCGTCATTTTCAGGTCGTCGATCGGCAGGTACGGGGCATACGGGCCCCAATATTCGTCTGCTCGACCGGAATCGACGGCTTCAGCCCCGCAAGCCGGGCAAACCGCGTGAAGCGGCCGCAATCCGTTGCAGACAGAGCATATCGAAGCACGTATCGGACGGAACAACGGGCATCCCTCCGCGTATGTTTCCGCACGCGGTAGGATGCCCGTTCGTCCGCAAATTTAATTTTTAGAACTTCATGTTGCTGCTGTGGCCGGGCGCCAGTTTCGCTTCCGGGTCGATGTATACTTTGGCGTTGTTGACGGCCGTCGGCGCTTCGCCGAAGCCGACGGCGATCAGTTTCACCTTGCCGGGGTAGGTGGCGATGTCGCCGACGGCGTAAATGCCGGAAATCGACGTTTCCATACGGGAGTTGACGACGATCGATCCGTTTTCGATTTTGAGCCCCCATTCGGCGATCGGGCCGAGCGACGAGACGAAACCGAAGTTCACGACGACGTCGTCGACGTCCACCCGTTCGATTTCGCCGGTTTTGCCGTGTTTGAGCGTGACCCGCTCGATGCGGCCGTCGCCTTCCAGCGCGGCGATCTCGTAAGGAGTGAGCACGCGGACGCGCGACCGCATGAGCTGTTCGACGCTGTGTTCGTGCGCGCGGAATTTGTCGCGCCGGTGGACGAGCGTCACCCGTTCGGCGATCGGTTCGAGCGCGAGCGCCCAGTCGACGGCGGAGTCGCCGCCGCCGGCGATCAAGACGCGGCGGTTGCGGAACGATGCGAGGTTGGTCACGACGTAATGCAAGTTTTGTCCTTCGTATTTTGCCGCTTCGGGCAGCTCGAGGCGGCGCGGCTCGAAGGCGCCGACGCCGGCGGCGATGATGACCGCTTTGGCGTGGTAAGTCGACTTGTCGGTGACGATTTCGAACGACCGCTCCGCCAGTTTGGTGACGCGCAGCGCTTTTTCCCCGAGCCGGACGTCGACGGGAAACAGGTTCATCTGCCGGATCAGGTTGTCGACGAGTTCCTGGGCCTTGATTTTGGGAAAGCCTGCGACGTCGTAGATATATTTTTCTGCATAGAGAGCCGACAGTTG
This region includes:
- a CDS encoding ferredoxin--NADP(+) reductase; translation: MGETDKEENENMTDIAIIGGGPAGMFAAFYAGMRQASCMIIESMPQLGGQLSALYAEKYIYDVAGFPKIKAQELVDNLIRQMNLFPVDVRLGEKALRVTKLAERSFEIVTDKSTYHAKAVIIAAGVGAFEPRRLELPEAAKYEGQNLHYVVTNLASFRNRRVLIAGGGDSAVDWALALEPIAERVTLVHRRDKFRAHEHSVEQLMRSRVRVLTPYEIAALEGDGRIERVTLKHGKTGEIERVDVDDVVVNFGFVSSLGPIAEWGLKIENGSIVVNSRMETSISGIYAVGDIATYPGKVKLIAVGFGEAPTAVNNAKVYIDPEAKLAPGHSSNMKF